A stretch of the Teretinema zuelzerae genome encodes the following:
- the fabF gene encoding beta-ketoacyl-ACP synthase II, translated as MKRRVVVTGLGAVTPIGNTVDEMWASIREGKCGVGPITQFDASEYAVKIAAEVKNFDPTLWIDRKEARKMARFCQFMTVAAAQAIKDAGFDKETISAAKSGVMVGNGIGGFEVIEASMKKYFEAGPSRVPPLSIPMLISNEGAGNISMLYGIKGVSWTLATACASSTDSLGAALDLVRSGRLDVCVAGGSEAAITGFGIGGFSVLQTLASSFNDNPGKASRPFDRDREGFIMGEGAGILILEELEHALARGAKIYAEFAGYGGSSDAYHITSPNPDGSGGALAITRALEDAGIRPEDVQYYNAHGTSTPVNDPAETLMIKRAFGDHAYKMKVSSTKSMTGHCVGAAGAIEAIIGIKSIVDGFYPPTINLDNPDVEHGCDLDYVPNKGVEGSIDCIASGSLGFGGHNGVVVMRKFKK; from the coding sequence ATGAAAAGACGCGTTGTAGTTACCGGCCTTGGAGCCGTTACCCCGATCGGAAACACCGTAGACGAAATGTGGGCATCGATCCGCGAGGGAAAATGCGGAGTCGGCCCCATCACCCAGTTCGACGCATCGGAATACGCTGTGAAAATCGCCGCGGAAGTGAAGAACTTCGATCCCACTCTCTGGATCGACCGCAAGGAAGCCCGCAAAATGGCCCGCTTCTGCCAGTTCATGACCGTCGCCGCGGCCCAGGCGATCAAGGACGCCGGTTTCGACAAGGAAACGATTTCCGCCGCCAAGTCCGGCGTAATGGTCGGAAACGGCATCGGCGGTTTCGAGGTCATCGAAGCTTCCATGAAAAAGTACTTTGAAGCCGGACCTTCCAGGGTTCCGCCCCTTTCGATCCCCATGCTCATTTCGAACGAGGGCGCGGGAAACATCAGCATGCTGTACGGCATCAAGGGCGTCTCCTGGACGCTCGCGACCGCCTGCGCCTCCAGCACCGACTCCCTCGGCGCCGCCCTTGATCTGGTGCGCTCCGGCCGCCTCGACGTGTGCGTCGCCGGCGGAAGCGAAGCGGCGATCACCGGTTTCGGCATCGGCGGCTTCAGCGTCCTGCAAACCCTCGCCTCGAGCTTCAACGATAATCCCGGAAAAGCGAGCCGTCCCTTCGACCGCGACCGCGAAGGATTCATCATGGGCGAAGGAGCGGGAATCCTGATTCTCGAAGAACTCGAGCACGCCCTCGCGCGCGGAGCTAAAATCTACGCGGAGTTCGCCGGCTACGGCGGATCGAGCGACGCCTACCACATTACCAGCCCGAATCCCGACGGCTCGGGCGGCGCCTTGGCCATCACCCGCGCCCTCGAAGACGCAGGCATACGGCCCGAAGACGTGCAGTACTACAACGCCCACGGAACCTCGACCCCGGTCAACGATCCGGCGGAAACCCTCATGATAAAGAGAGCTTTCGGAGACCACGCGTATAAGATGAAGGTTTCCAGCACCAAGAGCATGACCGGCCACTGCGTCGGAGCCGCCGGAGCCATCGAAGCCATCATCGGAATCAAGTCGATCGTCGACGGCTTTTATCCGCCGACCATCAATCTCGACAACCCCGACGTCGAACACGGCTGCGACCTCGATTACGTTCCGAACAAGGGCGTCGAGGGAAGCATCGACTGCATCGCTTCCGGTTCTCTCGGCTTCGGCGGACACAACGGCGTCGTCGTCATGAGGAAGTTCAAGAAATGA
- the accD gene encoding acetyl-CoA carboxylase, carboxyltransferase subunit beta translates to MPCPSCGTESSAAAVEANLAVCPECGHHFRMEPAARIRYIADEGSFSEFCRNMKSKNPIDMEGYEDKLTEARKKANLSDAVVTGTCTIEGTPVVLALMSFSFMGGSMGSVVGEKIARAMLKGVETRSPVIIYATSGGARMQEGIFSLMQMAKTASAAAELDRAGIPLFMVLCDPTTGGVTASFAMLGDVTIAEPKALIGFAGPRVIEGTIKQTLPEGFQRAEFQQDKGFVDIICPRSEQRALFVSLLKAHCPVSWRTSLAATNAALEESAAGGLK, encoded by the coding sequence ATTCCCTGTCCCTCCTGCGGGACGGAATCCTCCGCGGCCGCCGTTGAAGCGAACCTCGCCGTATGCCCCGAATGCGGACACCACTTCCGCATGGAGCCGGCCGCCCGCATCCGCTACATCGCGGATGAAGGCAGCTTCTCCGAGTTCTGCCGCAACATGAAAAGCAAAAACCCCATCGACATGGAAGGCTACGAGGACAAGCTCACCGAGGCCCGCAAAAAGGCGAACCTTTCGGACGCCGTCGTCACCGGAACCTGCACCATCGAAGGAACCCCTGTCGTACTAGCCCTCATGTCGTTCAGCTTCATGGGCGGCTCCATGGGCTCGGTAGTCGGCGAGAAAATCGCCCGCGCCATGCTCAAGGGAGTCGAAACCCGCTCTCCCGTCATCATTTACGCGACCTCGGGAGGCGCCCGCATGCAGGAGGGAATTTTCTCCCTCATGCAGATGGCGAAAACCGCGAGCGCCGCGGCCGAGCTCGACCGGGCGGGAATCCCCCTGTTCATGGTCCTCTGCGACCCGACGACCGGAGGAGTCACCGCGAGCTTCGCCATGCTCGGCGACGTAACCATAGCGGAACCCAAAGCCCTCATCGGCTTCGCCGGACCGCGCGTCATCGAAGGAACCATCAAGCAAACCTTGCCGGAAGGATTTCAGCGGGCCGAGTTCCAGCAGGATAAGGGCTTCGTCGACATCATCTGTCCCCGCTCCGAACAGCGCGCCCTCTTCGTCTCCCTCCTCAAAGCCCACTGCCCGGTTTCCTGGAGGACATCGCTCGCCGCGACGAACGCGGCCCTGGAAGAATCCGCCGCGGGAGGCCTTAAATGA
- the fabV gene encoding enoyl-ACP reductase FabV has protein sequence MIVKPMIRSNICINAHPAGCAKEVENQIAYVQSKNSSRKRTPGAPVSGGSFASSRPLKAVLVLGCSTGYGLASRIAASFGYGAATIGVSFEKEGSEATSGTPGWYNNLAFDRAAKKANIPSVTLNGDAFSDAVRAQVIEEAKKMGVQFDLVVYSLASPVRTDPDTGVLYKSVLKPFGKPFSGLTIDTMTGKLSVMSADPASEEEAAETIKVMGGEDWARWMKQLSAAGVLASGCTTVAYSYIGPAVSHAIYRDGTIGGAKKHLEKTARDMNAVLAKEIGGAAYVSVNKGLVTRSSAVIPIIPLYLSVLFKVMKEKGNHEGCIEQIERLYAERLYAGTAVPVDGEGLIRIDDWEMDPAVQAEVDKGMAALSSAGYDAIDDEHGGNLCDLAGYRHDFLAANGFDVAGVDYSADVPRMDVI, from the coding sequence ATGATCGTAAAACCGATGATTCGAAGCAATATTTGCATTAACGCCCACCCCGCCGGATGCGCGAAAGAAGTAGAAAACCAGATCGCCTATGTGCAATCGAAAAACTCGTCCCGCAAGCGCACTCCGGGAGCTCCTGTTTCAGGCGGAAGCTTCGCGTCTTCCCGCCCGCTGAAAGCCGTCCTCGTGCTCGGCTGCTCCACCGGATACGGTCTCGCGAGCCGCATCGCAGCCAGCTTCGGCTACGGAGCTGCGACTATCGGCGTGTCCTTCGAAAAAGAAGGCAGCGAAGCGACGAGCGGCACCCCCGGCTGGTACAACAACCTCGCCTTCGACCGTGCCGCGAAAAAGGCGAACATCCCCTCGGTCACTCTGAACGGCGACGCCTTCTCGGACGCCGTCCGCGCGCAGGTTATCGAAGAAGCGAAGAAAATGGGCGTTCAGTTCGATCTCGTCGTCTACAGCCTCGCAAGCCCGGTACGCACGGACCCCGACACCGGAGTCCTCTATAAATCCGTTCTCAAGCCCTTCGGCAAACCCTTTTCGGGCCTCACCATCGATACGATGACCGGAAAACTGTCCGTCATGAGCGCTGATCCCGCTTCCGAAGAGGAAGCCGCCGAGACCATCAAGGTTATGGGCGGAGAAGACTGGGCCCGCTGGATGAAGCAGCTTTCCGCCGCCGGAGTTCTCGCTTCCGGATGCACCACCGTCGCCTATTCCTACATCGGCCCTGCGGTGAGTCACGCGATCTACCGCGACGGCACCATCGGCGGAGCCAAAAAGCATCTTGAGAAAACCGCCCGCGACATGAACGCGGTTCTCGCGAAAGAAATCGGCGGAGCCGCCTACGTTTCGGTGAACAAGGGACTGGTGACCCGCTCGAGCGCCGTCATTCCGATCATCCCCCTCTATCTTTCGGTTCTCTTCAAAGTGATGAAGGAAAAGGGAAACCACGAAGGCTGCATCGAACAGATCGAACGGCTCTACGCGGAGCGCCTCTATGCGGGAACGGCTGTTCCCGTTGACGGAGAAGGACTCATCAGGATCGACGACTGGGAGATGGATCCGGCCGTGCAGGCCGAGGTGGACAAGGGCATGGCCGCTCTCTCCTCCGCAGGCTACGACGCCATCGACGACGAACACGGCGGAAATCTCTGCGACCTCGCAGGCTATCGCCACGACTTCCTCGCCGCGAACGGATTCGACGTAGCGGGCGTGGATTACTCCGCGGATGTTCCGCGCATGGACGTGATCTGA
- a CDS encoding ACP S-malonyltransferase, translating into MAVFLFPGQGSQFTGMGMDLLRADADGSAGVRSLFDAASALRGSPVEELLNADAEILKRTDSSQIAITVVSLAAARVLKARGLSPAACAGFSLGEYPALAVSGVLSEEDCIKIILERGRIMQAAADEIAARAASGAAPGMAAVLGLSSDVVDSVLESLSSASADVFAANYNSPLQTVISGTSEGLSRAEAALKEAGTRRVLRLKVAGPFHSPLMASAGEEFAKVLENIEFRDPVLPLFSNVTGQRVASGAEARKNAVLHISSPVRWTTEESSIAALMGGLNINRLVEAGPGKVLSGLWADSGNPGTCVLYTDFIPVSAQS; encoded by the coding sequence GTGGCTGTATTTCTTTTTCCCGGACAGGGATCGCAATTCACCGGCATGGGGATGGACCTTTTACGCGCGGACGCCGACGGCTCCGCAGGAGTCCGCTCCTTATTCGACGCGGCGAGCGCCCTTCGCGGATCTCCCGTCGAGGAGCTCCTTAACGCCGACGCTGAAATCCTCAAACGGACCGACTCGAGCCAGATTGCCATTACGGTGGTTTCGCTCGCCGCGGCCAGAGTCCTGAAAGCTCGCGGCCTTTCTCCCGCGGCCTGCGCCGGGTTCAGCCTCGGAGAATATCCCGCCCTCGCCGTTTCAGGCGTATTATCTGAAGAAGACTGCATAAAAATCATTCTTGAACGCGGACGCATCATGCAGGCCGCCGCCGACGAGATCGCCGCCCGAGCAGCTTCGGGCGCCGCTCCCGGCATGGCCGCCGTGCTCGGCCTTTCAAGCGACGTCGTCGACTCCGTCCTCGAGAGCCTTTCCTCCGCGAGCGCGGACGTGTTCGCCGCTAACTACAACAGCCCTCTGCAAACCGTGATCTCCGGAACCTCCGAAGGTCTTTCCCGTGCGGAAGCGGCTCTCAAGGAAGCCGGCACACGCCGCGTTCTCCGCCTGAAAGTGGCTGGCCCCTTCCATTCGCCCCTCATGGCATCCGCCGGCGAGGAGTTCGCGAAGGTTCTCGAAAACATCGAATTCCGCGATCCCGTCCTGCCCCTTTTCTCGAACGTGACCGGACAGCGGGTCGCTTCCGGAGCGGAAGCGCGGAAAAACGCCGTGCTGCATATTTCGAGCCCCGTCCGCTGGACGACAGAAGAATCATCGATTGCCGCTCTGATGGGCGGCCTTAACATCAACCGCCTCGTCGAGGCCGGTCCCGGAAAGGTTCTTTCCGGTTTGTGGGCGGATTCCGGAAACCCGGGAACCTGCGTACTCTACACTGACTTTATACCGGTTTCGGCTCAAAGCTGA
- a CDS encoding acetyl-CoA carboxylase biotin carboxylase subunit: MIKRLLIANRGEIAVRIIRTCRELGIETVAVYSTADRDALHTRLADIAVCIGPPKSAQSYLSVGAIITTAVRTGCEAVHPGVGFLSENSNFAREVQKAGLIWIGPDPETIDLLGDKVTARETALKYGLPVTPGSPGPIATKDEAIPVARACGYPVIIKAASGGGGKGMRIVWKDEELEENLKIASREAEANFADGTVYIEKYLQNPRHVELQVIADGKGGVAILGERDCSVQKNHQKLIEESPSPGVTPEMRKRMSEGARNLFSSLKYRGAGTIEFLAVGNEFFFMEVNARIQVEHPVSEFVTGTDLIREQILVCCGEHWTIDPDNITLTGWSIEARINALSPGKVTRLEVPGGPGVRFDSFLYNGATVSPHYDSMVGKLIVHDSDRHRALERLLRALDELKIEGVPVNIVTQKKILSNAVFRSGQFGTGIYAQLEASL, from the coding sequence ATGATCAAAAGACTACTGATAGCGAACCGCGGCGAAATCGCGGTCCGCATCATCCGCACCTGCCGGGAGCTGGGAATCGAAACGGTCGCCGTGTACTCCACCGCCGACCGCGACGCCCTCCACACCCGGCTTGCGGACATCGCCGTTTGCATCGGGCCGCCCAAAAGCGCCCAGAGTTATCTGTCGGTCGGCGCGATAATCACCACTGCCGTGCGTACCGGCTGCGAAGCCGTCCACCCGGGAGTCGGCTTTTTATCCGAAAACTCCAACTTCGCCCGCGAGGTTCAGAAAGCCGGCCTTATCTGGATCGGCCCCGATCCTGAAACCATCGACCTTTTAGGCGACAAGGTGACCGCCCGGGAAACCGCCCTCAAGTACGGCCTCCCGGTCACGCCCGGCTCGCCCGGTCCCATCGCCACCAAGGACGAAGCGATTCCTGTCGCCCGCGCCTGCGGCTACCCTGTCATCATCAAGGCCGCCTCCGGCGGCGGCGGCAAGGGCATGCGCATCGTCTGGAAGGACGAAGAGCTCGAAGAAAACCTGAAAATCGCGAGCCGCGAAGCGGAAGCAAACTTCGCTGACGGCACCGTCTACATCGAAAAGTATCTGCAGAATCCCCGCCACGTCGAGCTCCAGGTGATCGCCGACGGAAAGGGCGGCGTCGCCATCCTCGGCGAGCGCGACTGCTCCGTGCAGAAAAACCACCAGAAACTCATCGAGGAAAGCCCGTCCCCCGGAGTTACTCCCGAGATGCGCAAACGCATGTCGGAGGGCGCGCGGAACCTCTTTTCCAGTTTGAAGTACCGGGGAGCGGGAACCATAGAATTCCTCGCGGTCGGAAACGAGTTCTTCTTCATGGAAGTGAACGCCCGCATCCAGGTCGAGCATCCGGTCAGCGAATTCGTAACCGGCACCGACCTCATCCGCGAACAGATCCTCGTCTGCTGCGGCGAACACTGGACAATCGATCCCGACAACATAACTCTCACCGGCTGGTCCATCGAAGCGCGCATCAACGCCCTTTCCCCCGGAAAAGTCACCCGCCTCGAAGTGCCCGGCGGCCCCGGCGTCCGCTTCGACTCCTTCCTGTACAACGGAGCGACCGTGTCCCCGCATTACGACTCGATGGTGGGCAAGCTCATCGTCCACGACAGCGACCGCCACCGGGCCCTCGAGCGGCTCCTGCGCGCCCTCGACGAACTCAAGATAGAAGGCGTGCCGGTGAACATCGTCACCCAGAAAAAGATTCTCTCGAACGCCGTATTCCGCTCCGGCCAATTCGGCACCGGAATATACGCCCAACTGGAGGCAAGCTTATGA
- the accB gene encoding acetyl-CoA carboxylase biotin carboxyl carrier protein, with product MDDKTLLALFDKFDKSDAAELRFTGNGFSFELRRKEAFSAAAVQFAAPPAPAQNAGAPAAAQTSAPKSSSPAPHAPAGGGGAAAPGFEYIKCPIVGTFYRAPSPDAPAYADVGKKITKGQKLCIIEAMKMMNALEAEFDCEIVKILVNNGDMVEYDQPIFEVRPV from the coding sequence ATGGACGACAAGACACTGCTGGCCCTTTTTGACAAGTTCGACAAGTCGGACGCCGCCGAGCTTCGCTTCACCGGCAACGGATTTTCCTTCGAGCTTCGCCGCAAGGAAGCCTTCTCTGCCGCCGCGGTCCAGTTCGCCGCGCCTCCCGCACCGGCTCAGAACGCCGGAGCTCCTGCGGCCGCGCAGACATCCGCCCCGAAATCATCCTCTCCGGCGCCTCACGCGCCCGCCGGAGGCGGCGGCGCCGCCGCTCCCGGATTCGAGTACATCAAGTGCCCCATCGTGGGAACCTTCTACCGCGCCCCCAGCCCGGACGCGCCCGCCTACGCCGACGTCGGCAAGAAAATAACCAAGGGCCAGAAGCTGTGCATCATCGAAGCGATGAAGATGATGAACGCCCTGGAAGCCGAGTTCGATTGCGAAATCGTAAAGATCCTCGTCAACAACGGCGACATGGTCGAATACGACCAGCCCATCTTCGAGGTTCGCCCGGTATGA
- the fabZ gene encoding 3-hydroxyacyl-ACP dehydratase FabZ, which translates to MSDPIKPVDLSFPAVRAAERAEIEKLLPHRDPFLFVDTIDVSNEEEIVARHVFTEEEFFFRGHFPEYPVVPGVILCETMAQTGGAGLVKRGVLADDSLFFFASLDKVKFRSQVRPGDEVRIVVKNLRVSARMIKQSGVCYVGDRVATEAEWMCLVGNSSQTGQAQA; encoded by the coding sequence ATGAGCGACCCGATCAAACCGGTAGACCTTTCCTTCCCCGCCGTGCGCGCCGCGGAACGGGCGGAAATCGAGAAGCTGCTTCCCCACCGCGATCCCTTCCTCTTCGTCGATACGATCGACGTTTCGAACGAAGAAGAAATCGTCGCCCGCCACGTGTTCACGGAAGAGGAGTTTTTCTTCCGCGGACACTTCCCCGAATACCCCGTGGTTCCCGGAGTCATCCTCTGCGAAACCATGGCGCAGACCGGCGGCGCGGGCTTGGTGAAGCGCGGCGTCCTCGCCGACGATTCCCTCTTTTTCTTCGCGAGCCTGGACAAGGTGAAATTCCGCAGCCAGGTGCGCCCCGGCGACGAAGTCCGCATCGTAGTGAAAAACCTTCGGGTTTCCGCCCGCATGATCAAGCAGTCCGGCGTATGCTACGTCGGAGACCGCGTCGCTACGGAAGCCGAATGGATGTGCCTCGTCGGGAATTCGAGCCAAACCGGACAAGCGCAGGCTTGA
- the fabG gene encoding 3-oxoacyl-[acyl-carrier-protein] reductase: MLLKGKTALITGASRGIGKEMARRFIEEGAAVWGLATKSSESARELAELAAQNGTVYHELIADIGNPDSVRPVIEAAVKESGGFSVLVNNAGITRDGLSFRMKLEDWETVLRVNLTGTFLVTQIVSSDMIRKRAGSIINLSSIVGLHGQGGQVNYAASKAGLIGYTKALAKETAGRGVRVNAIAPGFILTEMTDVIPEDAKKTWLETIPMKRAGTVQEVANAAVFLASDLSEYITAQVIGVDGGMGA, translated from the coding sequence ATGCTGCTGAAAGGTAAAACAGCCCTGATCACGGGCGCGAGCCGGGGAATCGGCAAGGAAATGGCCCGCCGTTTCATAGAAGAAGGCGCCGCTGTCTGGGGTCTCGCCACTAAATCGTCGGAATCGGCCCGCGAGCTCGCCGAACTGGCCGCGCAAAACGGAACCGTGTACCACGAACTCATCGCGGATATCGGAAATCCCGACTCGGTCCGCCCGGTGATAGAAGCCGCGGTGAAGGAATCAGGCGGATTCTCGGTGCTGGTGAACAACGCCGGCATCACCCGGGACGGCCTTTCCTTCCGCATGAAGCTCGAAGACTGGGAAACCGTTCTCCGCGTGAATCTCACCGGCACCTTCCTCGTAACCCAGATCGTTTCTTCGGATATGATCCGCAAGCGCGCCGGCTCCATCATCAACCTTTCCAGCATCGTCGGCCTTCACGGCCAGGGCGGCCAGGTGAACTACGCGGCGAGCAAGGCCGGCCTCATCGGCTACACCAAGGCTCTCGCGAAGGAAACCGCCGGCCGCGGAGTGCGCGTGAACGCGATCGCCCCCGGCTTCATCCTCACCGAGATGACCGACGTCATCCCCGAGGACGCTAAGAAAACATGGCTTGAAACCATCCCCATGAAGCGGGCTGGAACCGTTCAGGAAGTCGCGAACGCCGCGGTCTTCCTCGCATCGGATTTATCTGAATACATTACTGCGCAGGTAATCGGCGTAGACGGAGGAATGGGAGCATGA